The following are from one region of the Cryptococcus deuterogattii R265 chromosome 8, complete sequence genome:
- a CDS encoding U4/U6.U5 tri-snRNP-associated protein 1, with protein sequence MSMNKESLTDEEAIQLRLQLGLSAPGVTAADGGEPPVDTDAIAEENYAQRKAEMKREKEERELKERIEKARNKSALNAKLKGATLSAPSTDDSLDAKSWIKKQKKREKQRAREIAAMQARDKEEQDRLMYGEEDLAGLKVGHGVEEFEEGEDVILTLKDTGVLEGGEDELQNVNLVEDAAIKAAKERKRKAQQAYTGYDDEEFDENRIGRRADVLGKYDEDFASGKVRTEGFRLGAPVEKKMKIQDEDEGMGIAPAQKVKLSLDYTKEFEVSDYAKEGEAGFKKPKKKKAKRSTRRAEAEEDTMEVDGEPTFTRRVVTEGPDNLVDDDDLQAALSRARRANAKKKPKIKPEDVAAQIAQRKQEEGGQVKEEEDGEDDGRITFDETSEFVRNVSLESRAVSIKRERISPPPSGVTPTPAEVGPSEEPVVVKIERREEGEVDDEDDEMGEEDADLAEIAAREGMSLEEYREKIDRQMKEMEDMKKEAKDEDEPEPIVGHGMAGVLALLRHQGALKARTAEDEERERVQKQKDLWLADYRRRMAQRELERIQARGGNKDQAQREWENRMREQQEARDALDIYKNYKPDVNIVYHDEFGRQMTPKEAWKSLSHKFHGKTSGRMKTEKRLKKIAEERKQLTMNSSDTPLGMTDAFSRRQQMTGEAHMVLSVGNKQSVQAGSSRRR encoded by the exons ATGTCCATGAACAAGGAATCCCTCACAGATGAGGAAGCTATCCAGCTCCGTCTCCAACTCGGTCTTTCAGCCCCCGGCGTTACTGCAGCAGATGGAGGCGAACCACCTGTCGACACAGATGCCATCGCGGAGGAAAACTATGCGCAAAGGAAAGCAGAAATGAAGcgcgagaaggaggagagggagctCAAGGAGCGTATAGAGAA AGCTCGTAACAAGTCTGCCCTCAATGCCAAACTCAAAGGTGCAACTCTCTCCGCTCCCTCGACTGACGATAGCCTCGATGCCAAGTCGTGGatcaaaaagcaaaagaagcgTGAAAAGCAACGAGCGCGGGAGATTGCTGCGATGCAAGCTCGAGACAAGGAGGAACAGGACAGGCTGATGtatggggaagaagatctcGCGGGCCTTAAGGTTGGACATGGGGTAGAggaatttgaagaaggagaggatgtaATCCTCACATTGAAGGATACTGGCGTGTtagaaggtggagaagatgagctgCAAAACGTCAATCTTGTCGAAGATGCTGCGATCAAAGCTgccaaggagagaaaaCGCAAAGCCCAGCAAGCGTACACGggatatgatgatgaagagtttGACGAGAATCGGATCGGACGGCGAGCGGATGTGTTGGGCAAGTATGATGAGGACTTTGCCAGCGGGAAGGTTAGAACGGAGGGATTTAGGCTAGGGGCACctgtggaaaagaagatgaagattcaggatgaggatgaagggatgggCATTGCACCAGCTCAAAAAGTCAAGCTTAGTTTGGACTACACAAAAGAGTTTGAAGTGTCGGACTACGccaaggaaggcgaggCGGGGTTCAAGAAGCCCAAG aaaaagaaggccAAACGATCTACCCGCCGTGCcgaagcggaagaggataCCATGGAAGTTGACGGCGAACCCACATTCACCCGAAGAGTCGTAACCGAGGGTCCAGACAACCTTgttgacgacgacgatCTACAAGCTGCCCTTTCCCGTGCCAGACGTGCTAACGCTAAGAAGAAGCCCAAGATTAAACCTGAAGATGTTGCTGCGCAGATTGCCCAGCggaagcaagaggaaggagggcaagtcaaggaggaagaggatggagaggacgATGGAAGAATCACCTTTGACGAGACGTCTGAATTTGTCAGAAACGTGTCTTTGGAGTCTCGGGCCGTTTCTATCAAGCGCGAGCGCATTTCTCCCCCGCCATCTGGGGTAACCCCTACTCCTGCTGAGGTTGGTCCGTCCGAAGAACCTGTCGTGGTCAAGATTGAACGccgtgaagaaggagaagttgacgacgaggatgatgagatgggtgaagaagatgcggATCTCGCGGAAATTGCTGCCAGGGAAGGGATGTCACTTGAAGAATATAGAGAAAAGATTGATAGACaaatgaaggaaatggaagacatgaaaaaggaagcgaAAGATGAG GATGAACCCGAACCCATTGTTGGCCATGGTATGGCTGGTGTCCTGGcccttcttcgacatcaAGGTGCCCTCAAAGCTCGCACCgccgaagacgaagagcGCGAGCGCGtgcaaaagcaaaaggaCTTGTGGCTCGCAGATTACCGTCGACGTATGGCGCAGCGCGAGTTGGAGAGAATTCAGGCCAGGGGCGGCAACAAGGATCAGGCACAGAGGGAGTGGGAAAACAGGATGCGGGAGCAGCAAGAGGCAAGGGATGCTTTGGATATTTACAAGAACTACAAGCCTGACGTGAATATTGTGTATCACGACGAGTTTGGAAGGC AAATGACACCCAAGGAAGCATGGAAGAGTCTTTCCCACAAGTTCCACGGCAAGACCTCAGGTCGAATGAAGACCGAAAAGCgcctcaagaagattgcCGAGGAGCGCAAACAACTCACCATGAATTCCTCAGATACTCCTCTCGGTATGACGGACGCCTTTTCTCGCCGACAGCAAATGACCGGTGAGGCGCACATGGTTTTGAGTGTTGGAAACAAGCAGTCAGTGCAGGCGGGTAGCAGCAGAAGACGTTAG
- a CDS encoding 2,4-dienoyl-CoA reductase: MTGIGSSKSRALSMAERTAEVYQLRGQVLDGVRARAQEIKRESARLKGKVGIITGVGPESGIGAAASKLFGKEGVEHLYLLDYNDEGLPKLVSYLKEHYPGTKVTFVRGDAADHKAVSALVDRTLEEEGHLDFFFANAGISQMAKPVKGKSGNIMSFSRPLKDLQEDEFNEIMRINALGVFVAIKYASMAMAKLCPEKGKPIPGGSIVLTASIAGLKANAGPIPYSASKAAVISMAQTAAYALTGLNIRVNAVCPGLIETNMTKPLFDFARASGHDPKIGQLNPTLRQGIGHEVAQLALFLVSDESSYVNGQALAVDGGLSASVPYVRSKI; encoded by the exons ATGACAGGAATTGGATCATCT AAATCCCGAGCTCTGTCGATGGCGGAGCGTACAGCTGAGGTATATCAGTTAAGAGGACAAGTTCTTGATGGCGTTCGAGCTCGTGCTCAAGAGATCAAAAGAGAATCGGCAAGGCTGAAGGGGAAAGTGGGTATCATCACTGGAGTGGGGCCTGAGTCCGGAATCGGG GCAGCTGCTTCTAAACTCTTTGGCAAAGAAG GTGTCGAACACCTTTATCTGCTTGATTATAATGACGAAGGTCTTCCGAAGCTGGTTTCATATCTGAAGGAGCACTATCCAGGGACCAAA GTCACCTTCGTAAGAGGGGATGCCGCAGACCACAAAGCAGTATCGGCCCTTGTCGATAGAACGctagaggaagagggtcATCTTgattttttctttgccaaCGCCGGTATCTCTCAGATGGCAAAGCCTGTCAAGGGGAAGAGCGGCAATATCATGAGTTTCAGTCGGCCTCTTAAGGATTTGCAAGAGGATGAGTTCAATGAGATCATGAGGATCAACGCTTTAGG AGTGTTCGTTGCTATCAAATACGCTTCGATGGCAATGGCCAAGCTGTGCCCTGAAAAGGGAAAGCCCATTCCTGGAGGCTCCATTGTACTCACCGCGTCGA TCGCCGGCCTCAAAGCCAACGCTGGCCCTATCCCATACTCTGCCTCTAAGGCAGCTGTGATTTCTATGGCCCAGACTGCAGCTTATGCTCTTACCGGATTGAACATCAGGGTTAATGCAGTTTGCCCCGGTCTGATTGAA ACCAATATGACCAAACCCTTGTTTGACTTTGCTAGAGCAAGCGGTCATGACCCGAAGATTGGCCAGCTTAATCCCACTCTTCGTCAAGGAATTGGACACG AGGTGGCTCAGCTGGCCCTGTTCTTGGTCTCAG ACGAGTCCTCGTACGTCAATGGCCAAGCGCTGGCTGTTGACGGTGGTTTGAGTGCCAGTGTGCCATACGTCCGCAGCAAGATTTAG
- a CDS encoding hydroxyethylthiazole kinase produces MPKPTLDYSLYLVTGRELLPPGKDYYESLEESLQGGVTLVQVREKYADTGEFIEVARRTKAICDKYNVPVLINDRIDVHLAVGTAGIHVGQTDCPIGLARSLIGPDAIIGLSVGNVNEAKRAIQQGADYVGIGAVWPTNSKDVTKKKMLGPDGVGEILDLLHGTGVQSVAIGGIHLPNVAQLLHASIAPQSRNALDGIAIISDIVASLTPREAAKNLREVVQSFKRARSQLSNLEAVYGANLFISPRNIDDFIKEAVHLTDVIKKVTPLVNQMTNNVVINDSANVTLAIGASPIMATHPRDVYDLSPAIGALLINFGTVTDKAGMLVAGRQANVNRKPIVFDPVAIGATPYRQETSVELLAHWQPTIIKGNAAEIGFMAKSTEVASRGVDSVGSGFSNPGAIVKALARKQAAIIVLTGEHDYISDGSTTLKISNGHHYLERITGSGCQLGSVIASFAAAARLGHLAKYGEWENASQLVQGDMLAAAVTGVLVYTIAAEVAAAREDVKGPGTFRAALIDELYNLTPEVLQQRANIEIL; encoded by the exons ATGCCCAAGCCCACTCTTGATTACTCTCTTTACCTTGTCACTGGCAGGGAGCTTTTGCCTCCTGGAAAG GACTACTATGAAAGTCTTGAAGAA TCCCTTCAAGGCGGTGTTACTCTTGTACAAGTCCGTGAAAAGTACGCCGACACCGGAGAA TTTATTGAAGTTGCCCGCCGCACGAAAGCCATCTGTGACAAG TATAACGTCCCTGTCCTTATCAACGACCGTATCGACGTCCACCTCGCCGTCG GCACTGCAGGCATCCACGTCGGTCAAACCGACTGCCCTATCGGTTTAGCACGTAGTCTTATCGGACCCGATGCCATTATTGGTCTGTCTGTCGGCAACGTCAACGAGGCCAAACGTGCCATCCAGCAAGGTGCAGACTATGTCGGCATCGGTGCCGTGTGGCCTACGAATAGCAAGGATGTaaccaagaagaagatgttgggCCCTGATGGAGTGGGCGAGATACTTGATTTGCTCCATGGAACTGGCGTACAGAGCGTTGCTATCG GCGGCATTCACCTTCCTAACGTCGCTCAGCTCCTTCATGCTTCCATTGCACCTCAATCACGCAACGCTCTTGATGGtatcgccatcatctcagACATTGTCGCTTCCCTCACTCCTCGCGAGGCTGCCAAGAACCTACGAGAGGTTGTTCAATCTTTCAAGCGCGCGAGAAGTCAACTTTCCAACCTTGAAGCTGTATACGGCGCCAACCTGTTCATCAGTCCAAGGAACATAGATGATTTTATCAAGGAGGCTGTCCACTTGACCGACGTCATCAAGAAGGTGACTCCATTGGTCAACCAA ATGACTAACAATGTTGTCATCAACGATTCTGCCAATGTCACCTTGGCCATCGGTGCCTCTCCTATCATGGCGACTCATCCTCGTGACGTCTATGATCTCAGTCCCGCCATCGGAGCCCTTTTGATCAATTTTGG CACCGTCACAGACAAAGCAGGCATGCTTGTAGCCGGCCGACAGGCCAATGTTAATAGGAAACCCATCGTATTTGACCCCGTAGCCATCGGCGCAACTCCTTACAGGCAAGAAACGTCTGTCG AGCTCCTCGCTCACTGGCAGCCCACGATTATCAAGGGCAACGCTGCTGAAATCGGGTTCATGGCGAAATCGACAGAAGTTGCTAGCCGAGGTGTTGATTCCGTCGGCTCTGGATTCTCCAATCCAGGTGCTATCGTCAAAGCACTTGCTCGAAAGCAAG CCGCTATTATCGTCCTCACAGGCGAGCATGACTATATCTCGGATGGTTCGACTACCCTCAAAATTTCTAATGGTCACCATTACCTAGAACGCATCACTGGTTCCGGGTGTCAGCTTGGATCCGTGATCGCGTCATTTGCGGCTGCCGCAAGGCTGGGCCATCTGGCGAAATATGGTGAATGGGAGAATGCATCGCAGCTCGTACAAGGCGATATGTTGGCTGCGGCTGTGACCGG TGTGCTGGTATATACCATTGCCGCAGAGGTAGCAGCCGCTCGTGAGGATGTAAAAGGACCTGGGACGTTCAGGGCCGCCTTGATTGACGAATTGTACAACCTCACCCCCGAGGTTTTGCAGCAGCGAGCCAACATTGAGATTTTGTAG
- a CDS encoding pyridoxal phosphate phosphatase phospho2 — protein sequence MSKQLIVFDFDWSFVDQDTDRWVFEVLSTELRRLLQSRKSAGTGMQCTPDVVNDTMKDLYEKGFKKEDVLEALRILPFHPAMKRAVTSLQQRSAETTFLCLSNSNEVYISTILEKHGLTDLFSEIITNPAHWSEEAPDHLIIGRRLPASEPPHGCSVGCLANMCKGDELDRYLAANGGKDVFKKIVYIGDGGNDFCPLLRMRQGDLALVRKGLELDERVKKEGQQCGLKVDVKFWEQAWQIDEYFQEL from the exons ATGTCCAAGCAactcatcgtcttcgacTTTGACTGGTCCTTTGTGGACCAAGATACCGATCGATGGGTATTCGAAGTCCTCTCTACCGAGTTGAGGAGATTGTTGCAAAGCCGAAAGTCTGCCGGAACCGGTATGCAATGTACCCCCGACGTCGT TAACGACACTATGAAGGATTTGTACGAAAAGGGtttcaagaaggaggatgtgcTTGAGGCTCTTCGTATCTTGCCTTTC CACCCTGCCATGAAGCGAGCAGTCACCTCTCTCCAGCAACGTTCTGCGGAGACCACGTTCTTGTGTCTCTCGAACTCTAACGAGGTCTACATCAGTACTATCCTCGAG AAACACGGCCTTACCGATCTCTTCTCTGAAATCATTACAAACCCGGCACACTGGTCTGAAGAAGCCCCCGACCACCTCATCATCGGTCGACGACTCCCTGCTTCTGAACCTCCTCACGGCTGTTCCGTCGGCTGTCTCGCCAACATGTGCAAAGGCGACGAACTCGACAGGTACCTCGCTGCCAACGGCGGTAAAGACGtcttcaagaagattgtcTATATCGGTGATGGCGGGAATGATTTCTGCCCTCtcttgaggatgagacAGGGGGATTTGGCTTTGGTTAGGAAGGGCCTCGAGTTGGATgagagagtgaagaaggaagggcagCAGTGTGGTTTAAAGGTGGACGTCAAGTTCTGGGAGCAGGCATGGCAGATTGACGAGTACTTCCAAGAATTGTAA